Within the Candidatus Saccharibacteria bacterium oral taxon 488 genome, the region ACTTCATTCGGTACTTTATTGAGGCACTCTAGCGCATAGCCACCACTAGAAATATTCGCTACACCAGTTACTTGTACTCGTGTCCCATCGGATGGAATACATCGCAACTCAACATCGCTCAAAAAGCCCGCACGGCCTCTGGGTCAATTAGATTCATGGACTTTTCATGAGGTAGCTGACCGCAACGAGGATTTGTCATATTATCCAGGTCAATCAGCTCACGAGTTATATGCACCCCATCGCCCCAGACTTCTGCGGGACAGCGCTGAATTGCCGCAACCACCTCACTATCTATCACGATAAGCCGATAATCATTTCCCTCAATGTGACGCTGCAGCAGTACACCCTCTTTCCTTGCGTATTGTTGCGCTCGCTTGACTGCCCTTGCAATTCATCTATATGGCGGATATTTGTCGTTACCCCATTACTATGTGCGGCATCAATAGGCTTCACCATACCACACTCTGCTCTTTTAAAAACTGCTCAGCAGCAGCCGCGTCGCCCACTACCATTGAAGACGCTAACCATTGATCAAATTCACCCGATTGCACCAAAAGCTTATCAGTCAGCTCTTTGTTATCAGAAATTGATCGGCTAGTACCATTAGACATATCTGGTGAGCTGCCCATTATAAATCGCATGCGGCCTGCGTAACGAAACGCTATACACGACGTCCCCCCGGATTTATAGCCGGCTACCGGGATACTGCGCTTCTTTAGTTCATTATAGATTGCAAGTGATGTCCCTTGTAGCTAATTTGTCATACAGTGATAGTACCTCTATTATCTTATATGAGAATACTCTTCTTGTACCTACGCCGCAAGCGCCCTCATCATCAACTCTTGCTGCTTGGGGTTGGTTGGATCATACTTACCAGCAAAGAGACGAGTAGCTCCATCAACGTCCTGATTAGCGTATAGACTCTCCAAATGTCGCATTGCCAGAACACGCCCCTCAAGATAAGCGAGGTCTTTATTAAAGGTTAGCAGCGCTACCCCAGGCTGGCGGTCCGCCATATCAGGCTGCGTGCCACGGAAGATCCTTACACAGGACCCATATGCCATTCGCTGCTCTTTATCTATCATCTCCTGCGTCACCTCTTGATTATCCTTTAACTTCCCAAGTAGACGATATCGCCACGCTGTCTCGAACACCGTGCGAAAATCTGCACCCTGCTCCGCCAGCGAGATATTAATGTAGTGGCCAAGTTTTGCAGCTGTCCATTTCGGCACAGTATCACCAATCATTTCCTCAACCGTCGTCGCCAGCCCCTCTTCAAAGGTCAGGTAATCTGGTCGTGGAGTATCAGTGAACAAACCCATCCCGAGGACCGGTAGCTTTGTCTTCAGTCCATTGATTGAACGCTGCCCATGTACTCCAAATTCGTGTAGTACCTTACGAAACAGCTCATCACTTGTCTTGATCGGCGCTCGCTTCCCACCAACCACCACTGCCATCTCTGGAGATTCCCAAGATAGCGCAGTCTTGTTTTCTACTAGCTTCACCGTTACGCCGCTGGTATGATCAGGGTCGCGCAGATTGATCACTGCTTGAAACGCTTCGACGATATCAGCTGGACCGCATACATATTCTTCACCACATTCTTTGACTTTCTGGCCCCATAACTCCTGCACCAGCGCCTGAATATCAGCATTGTGCTCAATAATCTGCTCACCAGCCCACTCCAATGCCTGATTATCCTCAAAGCGAGGAAGTCGTGCTTCATCATCTTCAGCACGGAGCATCGCCGACATCTCTTGACCCTGCCAGGTAAAGCCATTCGCTAACTCATCGTACAAAACCTGTGCGGTCGGGTGATAGGTTTTGCTGTCTAGTATATTCCACAGCTCATTAAGCGCCGCATCACGAATCTCTGGCTGCGGCTGACCGTATAATTCATGACCAAGCTGTCGAGCTTGCTCCTGCACCTCACTCAACTCTTCTTGATTTCCCCCTTCATGATGTAAAAACTCTAGCTGACCGAGCAACTTCACATATTCCATTTCCGCCATGCGAAACGCAAGCGACGAACCAATCGCCTCACGGAATACTGAGTCAAGCTCACGATCAGTCGCCTCTTCACGAGCTCGACCAAGTGCTATAACACCCTTATCTAGTGCCGACATATCGCGAAGACGCCGGTGTTCAAAGCGAGGATTACGAAACTTCCCAGCGATAAAGTCCTCTCGCTGATCGAGCGCATTATTAACAAGTTCTGTATACGACTGAAACCCGGCTTCAGGAAGATTGTGAGGATTAATAATCTCTTCAATCGTTCGCAGTTGACGCGGTACCATTTCGAGCACTATACTCATTTTTTCATGATAGCATATTTATGTAAAAAAGCAAGTACGCATTACGAAAACAGTCCGCGCCTCCTCGCACCATCAAACTGTTCCAGTAGTTCACGCTGCTTCTTGCTCAGTTTGGTTGGCGTATCAACGATGACGCCAACAATGTGCGGGCCACGCGAGTCATCGCGTAAGTGTGGCACGCCGTGGCCTGATAACTTAAAATCAGTCCCCGACTGGGTGCCGGCTGGGATTTTCATTCGCACCGTGCCGTCCACAGTTTCGACATCAATTTCCGTTCCCAGCGCTGCCTCAACCATCGAGATATGCTCTTCTGACAGGATAATGTCGCCTTCACGAGTGAACTTCTTATGCGCCTTGACACGAATGTGAACGTATAGATCGCCGCGCGGGCCGCCCTGAACTGCTTCACCGCGATCACGCAGGCGGATCGTCGCGCCATCATCAATGCCGGCTGGGATCTTGACCGTAATCTCCTGGCGCTGGCGAGTTGTACCCTTGCCGCCACAGACTGAACAGTTTTGCTCCGGGACCTTACCGCGACCATGACAGGTTGGACAAGTGACTGCTTGCTGAATTTGTCCAAAAATCGAGTTCATGACGCGAGTCTGCTGACCAGAACCCTTGCAGTCATCGCAGGTTTTTAGACTATGGCCTGGCTCGACGCCATCGCCATGACAATGTTTGCACTCGGTGTCCAAGGTCACGTTGAGATTCTTTTCTGCGCCAAACACCGCCTCTTCAAAACTCAGAGTCACATTAGTTTCAACATCACGACCACGCCGCGCACCACCCTGTGAACTAGTCGCGCCGCCACCGAAAAATTGACTGAAAATGTCGCCAAAACCGCCGCCACCAAAATCAAAGTGGATATCTTGGCCGCCAAACCCGCCAAATCCTTCGAACGGATTACCGCCAAAGCCACCGCCTGCTGCGCCGCCGACACCCGCATGACCAAACTGGTCGTAACGCTGGCGCTTTTGCTTGTCTTTTAGGACTTCATACGCCTCATTGACCTCTTTGAATTTGGCTTCATCACCGCCTTCTTTGTCGGGGTGGTACTTGACCGCTGCCTTGCGAAAAGCCTTCTTGATCTCATCCTCAGAGGCGGTTTTCGACACGCCTAACACTTCATAATAATCGCGCTTGCTCATATATGTTTATTATACGCTTTTAGCACTCGACATGCAAGAGTGCTAGCCTTGACCATGCTATACTGAGCATAGAGGAGGTGTTATGAAACAGACAGCAATTATCAATTCAGAAATCAAGGCTCGGTGTGCCGATCAAGAGGCGGTGCGCCACTATCTACGTGAGCATGGCGCAGACTTTAAGGGGACGGATCATCAAATCGACACGTATTTTGATGTACCCGAGGGGCGCCTGAAATTGCGCCAGGGGCCGATCGAAAATAACCTTATCTTTTATCAGCGGGCGGACACCGACGGGCCAAAACAATCGACCATCAACTTGTCACCCGTAGCACCGGACTCAACTATTGGTGAGGTGCTAACAGCGGCGCTTGGTGTGCGTGTCATCGTCGATAAGCAGCGCGAGATTTACTTCATCGATAATGTCAAGTTTCATATCGACACTGTTCAGGGCCTCGGGAATTTTGTCGAAATTGAAGCCATCGACACCGATGGCAAACGAAACGCCAAGGAGCTGGAGGACCAATGCTCATACTACATGCGTGAGCTTGGTATCAAGGCTATGGATTTAGTGGTTGGCTCGTATAGTGATTTATTGGAGCATGGTGACGATATTCAAGCGACATAGGGCCCTTCTACGCTGACCTTTCTTTAGCCCAGTCTGTATTTAGTAATAGTTGTGATTTGACATACTATATATTATTGTTATATTTAGTTACTATGATCTTCCGCACAATGCCTCGTCCCGATCTTGAAATCACCTGGTATCGCCAGAATGGGGTGTTTAATTTCACCAACTCAGACGGTGAACCAGTGACAGGTGTATCAGCTCAGACATGGGAAGATTATCTAGATCATATCGAAAATTTGCCAAGCAAAGTTTCAGGACAAGTCATTAGTCCAGAATTGATAACCATTACTGATATACCGTTTGAGAAAGTGGCAAGAGGATTTTGCAGCTATGTGAGATTTCACACGATCTACCCAATGCCGACTTCGTGGTCGGCACACCCATTTTTTGTGATGATACGGAATTGCCGTATAACACTCTTCTGAATATCAGCAATGGTCAATATGAAACAAAGTCGCGAAAATGGCTTCTTACGCTCAGTGAAGAGGGTAATTTTCGGCCCGCCCTAACCACTCAGACACTCCAGCAGCCATATTCAACTCAATCATTAATCTGCGCCGACATGGTCGTAGCACCATCTCTTCTGCGTGAAGATACTCGTCATGTGCAGGTTAGCGCCTGTTGGGTAACGCCTGGTTTTAGCCATCCTAACTACCAACCGCCGCCAGATGAGAAGCGCTATACAGATGCAATGATCTATGCGATTAATCAACTTTTTACCGCTCACCTTGTCCGAGATCTTGTCGTAGTTGATCGTACGCCGCCGACTACCAAAATTCCACCACTCAACTGTGTCGTCCAGCGAAAAATATAATACCCCGGAGACTTGGGGTATTATATTAGCCTACATCAGACTCTGTTATTTCTCGTCAACCACCTCTCCCTCGACTGGCTCGTCTTTGTCAGACTTTTTGTCGTCCTTCGACTCATCAGCCTTGTTGTCCTCAGTAGCTTGCTGATACATTTTGGCGCCAATTGGCATGATGGCGTCCTGCAGGGCCTTGGCTGCCGCTTCTAGCTCGTCTTTATCGTCAGCGTCTTTATGCTTTTCCGCTTCCTTGACCGCTTCGTCAATCGCCTTCTTGTCGTCCTCAGAAATCTTATCCTTGAACTCATCTGGCATTTTCTTTGCCTGATAGATAGCGTTTTCTAGCTGGTTTTTAGCGTCAACGGTTTCGCGCTTTTTCTTGTCCTCGTCAGCGTGGAGTTCGGCTTCTTTCTGGGCTTTTTCGATATCTTCCTTGCTCATGTTGCCTGAGTTTTGGATGGTAATTGATTGCTCCTTGCCAGTGCCTTTATCTTTGGCAGTAACATTAAGGATACCGTTGGCGTCGATGTTAAACGTTACTTCAATCTGCGGCACGCCGCGCGGTGCTGGCGCGATACCATCAAGCACAAATCGACCCAAGCTCTTGTTGTCATTGGCGAATTCGCGCTCACCCTGCAAGACGTGAATCTCCACTTGCGGCTGATTGTCAGCAGCCGTCGAGAACACTTCGCTCTTGCTGGTTGGTACAGTGGTGTTACGCTCGATCAGCTTGGTCGACACACCGCCCATTGTCTCAATACCAAGGCTTAACGGCGTCACGTCCAGCAGCAGCACATCCTTGACGTCGCCTGCCAACACGCCGCCCTGAATAGCTGCACCGACAGCCACCACTTCGTCTGGGTTAACACCTTGCATTGGATCTTTGCCGAACAGCTTCTTCACCCGCTCGACCACTGCTGGCATCCGGGTCATACCGCCAACCATAACAACATTTTGGATGTCAGATTTTGACAATTTAGCGTCTTTGAGTGCTTTTTCAACTGGACCGTCAAGACGCGCCAACAGATCTTTCACCAAATCTTCCAACTTCGCCCGCGTTAGACTCAATTCAAAGTGCTTTGGCCCGTCAGCGTCAGCGGTAATAAACGGAATATTAACTTCGTATTCAGTGACTGTTGATAGCTCCTTCTTAGCCTTTTCAGCCTCATCCTTTAGGCGCTGCATGGCTGCATTGTCTTTGCGTAGGTCAATGCCTTCTTTAGACTTAAAGTCATCCAGGAAGTAGTTGACGATGACATTGTCAAAGTCCTCACCACCGAGGTGGGTGTCACCATTGGTCGCTTTCACCTCAAACACGCCGTCACCAAGCTCCAGGACGGAAACGTCAAAGGTACCGCCACCAAGGTCAAACACCACGATAGTTTCGTCATTTTTACCTTTTTCCAGGCCGTACGCCAAAGCAGCGGCCGTCGGTTCATTGATGATGCGCTTGACTTCCAGGCCAGCAATTTTACCAGCATCCTTGGTCGCCTGGCGCTGCGAATCGTCAAAGTAGGCTGGCACGGTGATGACGGCTTCGGTGACTTTTTCGCCCAGGAACGCTTCAGCATCAGCTTTGATTTTGCCGAGGATCATGGCCGAAACTTCTTCTGGCGCGTATTCCTTGCCACCCATTTCCACGGCCACACCCGCACCTTTCTTGACGATCTTAAACGGCATGAGGCCACGGTCTTTTTGGACTTCTTTGTCATCAAACTTACGGCCAATAAAGCGCTTGACACCATAAATTGTGTTCTTTGGATTAGTCACACGCTGACGCTGCGCCACTTGCCCGACCAAACGCTCGCCCTTTTTATTAATCGCCACCACTGATGGCGTGGTACGATTACCTTCGGCGTTAGCGATGACTTCCGGCTTACCCGCCAGCATGTACGCAAAGGCGCTGTTGGTTGTACCGAGGTCGATTCCGATAATTTTACCCATATGATTCCCCTTTCTTGTTTTGATCACATCTGGTTTTTGCTTATATCCATTTTAGCACTCTTTATTAACGAGTGCCAACTATTTCAGTATAAATAATTAGCACTCCCGTGTCAAGAGTGCTAATTTATTTTGTGACAACCAGTTATTTCTCTGATGTGTCAGTGTTTACCCTGACATTCGTCTGCGGTGATTCCGATGACTGGCGCGTCACCTTAACCATCGCGTCGCGAATCACTACGCCGTCTAGCGTGTAGCCGGCACGGAGTTCCTCGGCGATCACTTCTTTGTCGCCTTCGGCTTCTTCATCAAATTGAACGGCTTGATGCAGCTCAGGATTAAATAATGTGCCAGGTTTAGCGTTAATTTTCTCGAGGCCGATTTCTTTCAGCTGTTTGTCGAGCTGTTTATTCAGGCCCGCCACACCCTTGGCCCACGCGTTATCCTGCAATTCCTCTGGTACGTTAGCGATCGCTCGTTCAATCGTATCGATCACTGGCAATAGTTTCATCACCGACTTCGCCTGGCCCATTTGGTGCGCTGACTGCTTCTCCGCTTCCACACGCTTGCGATAATTCTCGAAATCCGCCCGCGTCCGCTGCAAATCCAGCGTCAACTCGCCCAATTGCTGCTCTAAATCTTCAGTTTTCTTAGCTTTATTCTTTGTCATTTTTTCCTCCTTCTGAACGGCCAAAACGGCTCGTGGCCATATGTGCAGGGGAAGAGCACGATCATAGCTATGAAAATAATAATCAAAATAATCACCACTAGCCACGTTGGCAAGCCGCTCAGTAGTCCGCCAATCCATTCAGCCATTACAATACCTCCTCTAACATCGCACCGGTTCGCCTAACCAGCTCCATCGTTCGGCGATAATTTTGCCGCGTCGGGCCGATCACACCGATGTAACTATTATTACTAAACTTTGAACAAAACCTACTAATAATCAACGTTGCTCCAGAGCTTTTACCAATCGGATTTTCGCTGCCGATAAATACATTCAAGGGCTCATTTGGTGCCGCTTCACGTAGCCACGGCTCAATGTTATCAATCAGCCTGGCGATCGCTTGCACGTGATCGCCCTCAATAAATTCCGGCTGAGAAAACAGCTGCGTCATACCATTCATGTATAGATGATCGCCAAATGAGGCGAAACCAAAATTGCCCGTCAGTTCAACCAGACTATCAACCGCGCTGCGAATTGCCCGGTCGGACGTATCAACGTGCGAATTAACATGCGCTTCGATCGCTCTCGCACTGCGATCGATGCTACTCGGCAGCTCCGTCATCTGCGCATTGGTGATGCCATTGACATAAAAGCGATAGCCCTTATCAGTCGGAATGCGACCAGCACTGGTATGAGGAGCCTCAATGAACCCCATCTCCTCGAGCTTAGCCATTTCGCTGCGAATAGTGGCGCTGGACACGCCAAACAACTTGGCCAGCGTCACGCTGCCAACTGGCGCCGCAATCTCGGCATATTGCTCAATGATGGCGGCTAAAATCGCCTGTTGACGTTCGGTCATAGGCTCATTGTAGCATGAATCTAGCACTCATCGCAAGCGAGTGCTAACGTGCCTTTACTGCGCGCCTGGCCTGGCTACGCGCCCGCGTAAATCGCCTGGCGGCGTCTGACGAAAACATTAGCACCGCTACAATATTCAGCCCGATGAACAACAGCGTACTGGCTGTCGACCAGGTTATCTTACCGATAGTCAGAGTGAATGAATTAGCGATAACTGCCAGCCCGGATAACATCATCAATACCAGCCGTAGTCGATTGCTACCGCTAAATGTCCGACTGACCAGTACGACGGTGACAATCACCCACACTGCGCCGAGGACAATTGACGAACCAATCAGCCAATTAGCAATCACCGCCGCGTCATTCACCTGACCATCCACCATCAGTTCAGCCACCGTCTGACTATGAAATTGGTCAATCGCAAGTAATTCAACAACGGTATTGATGATACTGACCGCCAGCGCCGCAAACATCGCCACCACGCCAAACGCAATCTGTGGCGGCCGCCGACTCCAAAATTGCTGTATCAATGTATCGTGTGCTACTGGCATCACCTCATGCGAAGTAGCATCGAGAATCACCTCGTCGCGCTCCTCTATCAATGACTTGTTGGCGCGCACTCGCCCGACCTCAAGCACTGGCAGATCGCCATCGGTCTGAATGGTGTCGCCGCCACCGTTACGCGAATGATACCCGGTGGAAAAGTCTTTCAAGGTGGTCACCTCGATCGAGGCGCGCGCTTTCAAGGCCGACTGGACGATATAATCCCGCTCGATATCGGTGTTCTCGTCAATCTTATGGGTAATTTGCAGGGTAAACAAGCTAAGGCCGACACTCTTGTCGTACGTTCCCGCCGCCAGCCAATCCACCCGATGACCGCCCGGCAGCAGCCAGCCCTGTGGGCAACGCCAGAAACGCACGTGATGGCGCTTGCCGGGATTACCGTCAACCTCCTGCTGGTAGGCAAAATCTTGCCGCCGCCCAAATAGAAATAGTGACGAAACCGGTGCCTGCGGATAACTACGCCGCGTCAATATTGCCACCATCATCCGCCACGATGAACGCACGGTTATTTCCTCCGCTAACGTCCAGCCAGCCGCGGTCATCGCCCGGTGGACCTGTGCCTCCGAGCCGCGCAGAGCCAGATTGACGGGATCACCCAGCAGCCCGTCCGCCGTCCGCGTTCGCCCGATGAAATAATTCGGTACGTATAGACTACTCAGGATACGATGCAGCCGCGGCAGTGCCAGGTAAGCCGTAATCAGCCACACCACTATAAACAACCCGACCATCCACCAGCCGCCCGAATGCCAGCCCTCGCGCCACACGAGCCACGCCAGCCAGAAC harbors:
- a CDS encoding DUF1704 domain-containing protein; this encodes MSIVLEMVPRQLRTIEEIINPHNLPEAGFQSYTELVNNALDQREDFIAGKFRNPRFEHRRLRDMSALDKGVIALGRAREEATDRELDSVFREAIGSSLAFRMAEMEYVKLLGQLEFLHHEGGNQEELSEVQEQARQLGHELYGQPQPEIRDAALNELWNILDSKTYHPTAQVLYDELANGFTWQGQEMSAMLRAEDDEARLPRFEDNQALEWAGEQIIEHNADIQALVQELWGQKVKECGEEYVCGPADIVEAFQAVINLRDPDHTSGVTVKLVENKTALSWESPEMAVVVGGKRAPIKTSDELFRKVLHEFGVHGQRSINGLKTKLPVLGMGLFTDTPRPDYLTFEEGLATTVEEMIGDTVPKWTAAKLGHYINISLAEQGADFRTVFETAWRYRLLGKLKDNQEVTQEMIDKEQRMAYGSCVRIFRGTQPDMADRQPGVALLTFNKDLAYLEGRVLAMRHLESLYANQDVDGATRLFAGKYDPTNPKQQELMMRALAA
- the dnaJ gene encoding molecular chaperone DnaJ, with amino-acid sequence MSKRDYYEVLGVSKTASEDEIKKAFRKAAVKYHPDKEGGDEAKFKEVNEAYEVLKDKQKRQRYDQFGHAGVGGAAGGGFGGNPFEGFGGFGGQDIHFDFGGGGFGDIFSQFFGGGATSSQGGARRGRDVETNVTLSFEEAVFGAEKNLNVTLDTECKHCHGDGVEPGHSLKTCDDCKGSGQQTRVMNSIFGQIQQAVTCPTCHGRGKVPEQNCSVCGGKGTTRQRQEITVKIPAGIDDGATIRLRDRGEAVQGGPRGDLYVHIRVKAHKKFTREGDIILSEEHISMVEAALGTEIDVETVDGTVRMKIPAGTQSGTDFKLSGHGVPHLRDDSRGPHIVGVIVDTPTKLSKKQRELLEQFDGARRRGLFS
- a CDS encoding CYTH domain-containing protein, with product MKQTAIINSEIKARCADQEAVRHYLREHGADFKGTDHQIDTYFDVPEGRLKLRQGPIENNLIFYQRADTDGPKQSTINLSPVAPDSTIGEVLTAALGVRVIVDKQREIYFIDNVKFHIDTVQGLGNFVEIEAIDTDGKRNAKELEDQCSYYMRELGIKAMDLVVGSYSDLLEHGDDIQAT
- the dnaK gene encoding molecular chaperone DnaK; the protein is MGKIIGIDLGTTNSAFAYMLAGKPEVIANAEGNRTTPSVVAINKKGERLVGQVAQRQRVTNPKNTIYGVKRFIGRKFDDKEVQKDRGLMPFKIVKKGAGVAVEMGGKEYAPEEVSAMILGKIKADAEAFLGEKVTEAVITVPAYFDDSQRQATKDAGKIAGLEVKRIINEPTAAALAYGLEKGKNDETIVVFDLGGGTFDVSVLELGDGVFEVKATNGDTHLGGEDFDNVIVNYFLDDFKSKEGIDLRKDNAAMQRLKDEAEKAKKELSTVTEYEVNIPFITADADGPKHFELSLTRAKLEDLVKDLLARLDGPVEKALKDAKLSKSDIQNVVMVGGMTRMPAVVERVKKLFGKDPMQGVNPDEVVAVGAAIQGGVLAGDVKDVLLLDVTPLSLGIETMGGVSTKLIERNTTVPTSKSEVFSTAADNQPQVEIHVLQGEREFANDNKSLGRFVLDGIAPAPRGVPQIEVTFNIDANGILNVTAKDKGTGKEQSITIQNSGNMSKEDIEKAQKEAELHADEDKKKRETVDAKNQLENAIYQAKKMPDEFKDKISEDDKKAIDEAVKEAEKHKDADDKDELEAAAKALQDAIMPIGAKMYQQATEDNKADESKDDKKSDKDEPVEGEVVDEK
- a CDS encoding nucleotide exchange factor GrpE; the protein is MDWRTTERLANVASGDYFDYYFHSYDRALPLHIWPRAVLAVQKEEKMTKNKAKKTEDLEQQLGELTLDLQRTRADFENYRKRVEAEKQSAHQMGQAKSVMKLLPVIDTIERAIANVPEELQDNAWAKGVAGLNKQLDKQLKEIGLEKINAKPGTLFNPELHQAVQFDEEAEGDKEVIAEELRAGYTLDGVVIRDAMVKVTRQSSESPQTNVRVNTDTSEK
- a CDS encoding transcriptional regulator, with translation MTERQQAILAAIIEQYAEIAAPVGSVTLAKLFGVSSATIRSEMAKLEEMGFIEAPHTSAGRIPTDKGYRFYVNGITNAQMTELPSSIDRSARAIEAHVNSHVDTSDRAIRSAVDSLVELTGNFGFASFGDHLYMNGMTQLFSQPEFIEGDHVQAIARLIDNIEPWLREAAPNEPLNVFIGSENPIGKSSGATLIISRFCSKFSNNSYIGVIGPTRQNYRRTMELVRRTGAMLEEVL